A single Trachemys scripta elegans isolate TJP31775 chromosome 20, CAS_Tse_1.0, whole genome shotgun sequence DNA region contains:
- the SLFNL1 gene encoding schlafen-like protein 1, whose product MDNAPESSAEEPMEETAGEPLAEPVEEALPCLTHVYTLYIGNLNPKYSREVLCSMLKDILGTASLPLQRHDIEVVKKPRRAYALVQVATELSLENVLKQLQVASDMEQHLLRELVMKGKTLVVGEGRRASPSAKECQESDTQMNGASAPESPMLGRLQSGKSRLWGAEEAQPSPCWKGPPQARKLMERPAVFLSGTRSDSAIVRREIVGQERLFYGAFMGSETRNVEFKRGGGEYLSVTLKHHVRKYVCAFLNSEGGSLFVGVEDSGFVHGVMCGHKEEDRIRLLIDSILKGFKPQVFPDAYTLTFIPVVKAEDTGIFLKVIRLSVHLPRQQGELLLYETDQGEVYLRRDGSIQGPLSGSAIQEWCRQKWTGEVRKLEERIESLMKEKESLQQQINQQRSPNPRSRFCTIL is encoded by the exons ATGGACAACGCACCGGAGTCATCAGCAGAGGAGCCTATGGAAGAGACAGCAGGGGAGCCATTGGCAGAGCCCGTGGAGGAGGCGCTCCCTTGCCTGACTCACGTCTACACACTGTATATTGGGAACCTGAACCCCAAGTACTCGCGGGAGGTTCTCTGCAGCATGCTGAAGGACATTCTGGGCACTGCCAGCCTTCCCCTGCAGCGGCATGACATAGAAGTGGTGAAGAAACCGAGACGGGCCTATGCCTTGGTGCAGGTGGCCACCGAGCTGAGCCTGGAGAACGTCCTGAAGCAGCTCCAGGTTGCCTCGGACATGGAGCAACATCTCCTCAGGGAGCTAGTGATGAAGGGGAAAAccctggtggtgggggaaggCAGGCGAGCCTCGCCCAGTGCTAAGGAGTGCCAAGAG AGTGACACACAGATGAATGGTGCCAGCGCCCCAGAGTCTCCCATGCTGGGGCGTTTGCAGTCTGGCAAGAGCAGGCTGTGGGGGGCCGaggaagcccagcccagcccttgtTGGAAGGGCCCCCCTCAAGCCCGGAAGCTGATGGAGCGGCCGGCAGTGTTTCTTAGTGGCACCAGGTCAGACAGCGCCATCGTTCGGAGGGAGATCGTGGGCCAGGAGCGCTTGTTCTATGGAGCCTTCATGGGGAGTGAGACCAGGAATGTGGAGTtcaagcggggtgggggggaataccTGAGTGTGACCCTCAAACACCACGTCCGGAAGTATGTGTGCGCCTTCCTCAACAGTGAAGGGGGCAGCCTCTTTGTGGGGGTGGAGGACAGCGGCTTCGTGCATGGGGTCATGTGTGGGCACAAAGAGGAGGACCGCATCCGCCTGCTCATCGACTCCATTCTGAAAGGGTTCAAGCCGCAGGTGTTCCCCGATGCCTACACCCTGACCTTCATCCCTGTGGTCAAAGCAGAAGACACCGGCATCTTCCTGAAAGTGATCCGGCTAAGCGTTCATCTGCCcaggcagcagggggagctgctgcTTTATGAAACGGACCAGGGGGAAGTGTACCTGCGCCGGGACGGCAGCATCCAGGGACCACTCTCTGGGAGCGCCATCCAGGAGTGGTGCAGGCAG AAATGGACAGGAGAAGTGAGGAAGCTGGAAGAGCGAATAGAGAGTTTGATGAAGGAGAAGGAGAGCCTGCAGCAACAAATCAACCAGCAGCGGAGCCCGAATCCCAGATCTAGATTCTGCACCATCCTGTGA